TAAAGTACTTTGATCAATAAAAGAACTTGGGCTTAGAGTTGTATTCTCCTTTAAATTAGGTGCAGTGAGGTATGAAGGAGATGATAAAATGCATTGCTGCAATGACAAATTGCCGACAGCCAGTGTCAGGGTTTAGAACTGCTATTAATGGTTGTGAAGCAATGGTTCTTGGCTCTGTCTGGTTTGGATTTCTGCCTTACCATCTAACAGTCTTGCTTGTACTTAAAAGATACTTCAGTTATGAATCCAAACCAACAAATTATTCACAGTGCTCAGTCAAGCCAGTTGGTCCAACAAAGGCTTGACTTGGGCTCTCTCCTTTTGTCTTGAAGATAATTTGCCCTGTGGACGTTAGTGACTGAGCCAATAGATTCATCGCAGAAAAATGCATTGCGTTTTAAAATATGCAGGTCTAATGGAGATACCGATGGAATCATAGATCTGCTTAACTGTCTCCGGAAAAcataaatatttattttgccgttttcaccAAGCCAATTTGCAAGAAAGCAGTCCTTTTTAAATGATAGATAGCGATAGCTTCTCTGGAAATGATGACACCAACTTGAAACCGCTTACGGTTAGtgttttttacttttcaaaggCCGCATATGAGTGTCTCGAAAATAGGCTGTCTCTCAATAATCTGACGGCTGAATAATCATTTCAAGTGAAACGAGTCCGTTTTGTCCTTCATTTGTCGTCCAAAAGTTCCACTTGTACAGTCACCTCCATATGGCTaagtttgatcaaacttggccagCCTGATCCCCAGCGTCCCTCAAAATTGGCTGTACCTAGCTCGGTCACAGccatcatccatccagtcTGCCAATGTTTATTTTGGGTGCGAATAGACCAGGTGCAGTCTCGTCTCTCCGTCAGAGTTGGGCCTGATCTCGCACTCCCCGTCTCACGCCCCCTTACGTTGGGACAATATTCAAGAGCCATTGAATCGATTGAATCCCGGTTCCAACCATTCACCATGTCCCTACCCCGCCCCAAATCGCGTAGCAATAGCGCCGCCCCTTCTCCGTCCTTGTCCCGTAAGGCGGGCACTCGATCGCCGGCCACACCCAAGGTATTTTTACACCGTCGTCCTAAGGCAATTCTAACCCTCTAATCGATTCCGTTCATCCAGAAATAATCGTTCGAAGAGCCCGAGAATTCATGAGGAttggaaaccaaaaaaaagggataaacgttattctccaccgattagttggcggtgctaaTTTTTAAATtagtggcaaaatgttaaaaggtttagatagagactttaagggttattgatatcgtgttaggttaggtaaggtttgattaggtcaggttaagatttaaaaaagtaggaccaccaactaatcggtggagaataacgtttacccaaAAAGAGTCAtgctaaatatgtttttaagCCATTTCCAGTCGCGTCATAATTTCCTGCTTATGTTGTTCTCCAACAATGAGTTGGCGAGGCCAGTTTTGAAGATGATAGCCAATCTGTAGGATAAGGGTTAGACATACATATAGATTGTCATTCATGTCGTTCTAGGGTTCGCTTAGTTTTATAATCAGTTTAGGCACAgtgtaaaaaaaagtagcaccatcaactaattggtggagcATAATGTGGAAAGGAGTGTTTTTCCATACTCCATACGAACGGCCCAAAATAGATGAGTTTCCTCTTACCATTGTGATTGTTAGAGAACACCAGACCCTTTTCCCGCTAGATGACGCTACATGCATATCTACAGGAGGATGGCCTCGTAATTATGCAAAAGCTAGCTATCTCTGAACTGATGGCAAATGCCCTGGTAACCTTTATCCATCGCATTTATACCGTAATGGAGCTACCCTACCTGGCGCTAACAAATCCATTTTGAACGATTTGAtctgtttttttatttcgatTTGTGATTAACCAGGGTAACTTTGAGACCCCAAACCTGCAGCTTTTCCCATCAACTGAAAATTAAATGAGTGATAGAGGGAGGGTCCAATGATCAATGGAAATAAATTCATCATTAATATGGCTTAGAATTTAAACCAATGTTCAACGTTTGAGGgtgccatctttttttttgaaattcgaaGGATAATCCCTCTCCATGATACAACACCATACTTGCTTGTGTgactcaatatttttgttactACGTTACTGATTACATACAGCGAGCACATAGCTTTGGACTCTAACGTGCGATCAAGTCTGATTGAACATTGGTTAGGATTTTCAGAATTTTCCTCTATTCATCGCTCATATGAGGCTTCTTGCTTATGCGAATTTGATCGGATCCTAGAAAACCAGGCATTAGTCGGTGAATCTATTCTGGTTCTTTTGGCCTCCGGAATGGACCTCACAATGACGACTCCATTGATATGACCTCTATTGGATAAAGTGGTTTGAAGTAATTTCACGccactttgaaattgattataATTTGTGGTGGGTAAAAATAACGCCTCCAGCCGTAAAAGTGGGGgaatgttcttctttcttcatcttgttcATAATCGTCAAATGTATGTCCATCGCCCATTACGACGCTAATGATATTTGTATTCCCATCGTGCCATAGCGTTTCCATTAATGTAATACATACCATGTTTATCATAGGATTACCCGGAGGAGACATTCTGGACGAAAGTGGGCACCCTTGGCCGGAAAAAGAAGACGGATGAAGTTCAGGAGGTGGAGAATGAAGGCAAGCACGCCATCGACTCGCCCGGCATGCCCAAATCAGCCGAGATGCCGCCCGAGGTGAGCGGGTTTTTTTTCCACATACGGATCTATTATGAATGTTCCATCTGGACTGATTTCCATTCGCCAACGAGACCCGGAATGCACTCGAACTCgactcaaaatgaatttttatgTCGTTGGCACTTGCATGAAGGCGGTAACAAATGAATTGGATTACATATATGGGAATGTGAACCGCATGGAGGATTTGAAATAGTTGAATGAAGTTAGTGGATGGAAATTTGTTTCGACCAGCTTAGGATTATGTGGTTCTTGCCTATATTTGATACGGATaggccaattcaaatttgtaaccTTTGATAATTCTCATAGCGTTATATGTGTAGGATTGAACAAGAATGTATCTACTGAAAGTTTTTCATTCACACAAAGAAAGCAATTAGAATATAAAAACAAGGACGTGCTGAAATGTGATGTTTTTCACTGTCAATTTTCTAATTTTACCCCATCATTTTCGTGCCTCATGCCTTTGCATTTTAGTTGTCAATGGGAAGAATCTTGCATGTTCTAGACTTGAGCATGTGCGCTCCAGTCGTCACCTATTACGTATGTAATTCAGGTCTATTTTGGTTATTTACCAATGCGGAGCTAACATGTATCTAAAAGTCTACAATTCAATTCCGGAGCTGCCAcaattgatattcaaaacaCTCATTTCGATTTGTACTGGGGCCACCCAATATCTCGCACCTCATTTGGTCTGCCATCTCAAATACGTTGTTAAACTGAATAGCCTATAAAGTTGAATTCCTATTAAATATTCGAATCATAATGACTCATTTAAAATTAACCCGGGGATTACTCCTCATTCCCGACAAGGATTGAAATGCCTTtttaagttttgatggaaataccCCCCAACACATCGTGGAATTCTTCTAGCTTACAAAACCATAAGGAACGactttgatttattgatttctAGCACAGattaaaaacttacatactAAATGTTGTTTGGGTATGTAAGTATTAATGAGAGCAAGAAATCCATTAAGCAATGACACATAACATGTCTTGTTTCTGTTTCTCGCAGGAGTATCAATTGGAAGAGAACGAGGAGCGATCCATGATTGAGCCCAAGTCCTTTGAGAATCCCAAGTTCAAGGAGCTCATCAAGGTCCTCATCGATTGGGTCAACGACGAGCTGCATCATTATCGAATCATTGTGCAAGACATCGAAGAGGATCTCTATGATGGCCAGGTAAGGAGGGGTGTCACGGGGTTCATATTCACGGATGTATGTAGTTATATAATGATTAAGGCTgtgtaaaaaatgcaaatatatgTAGCCAATTATGCAAATAATAATGCGTTGAAAATTGGCCCCCAATGCCGaacaacataaaaaaaaaccgtttaaAATGTAAATGCACGTTCGAATCAAAATGGGTGCAAAGGGCCAAACGTCGGAACATAAGCCCAGCAAAGGAGCAAAGCTTGCCACAGAGAGCCTTCTTTTGCATGTTGTAAGACCACACACCAGGCTCACCCAACTCTTTAATGAGCTTTGTGAATGAGATGACGTAGAATATCTTGTGAGAAGAGGGAGCGGTTGATGACTTAAAGTAAGGATCAGAGGGTGTAGTGCTCAGCTGACTCAGGCATGATGttccttttcacttttacaCCAAAGCCTCTGTCAATGGGTGTTTGTTTATGTTTTGGAAGATAGCCATAGAATGGGGTGCCAGTTGACTTCACTTTGTGACTAGTGTTTTAGCTTGAAAAAGAGTATAAAGACAATGTGTATTCATTTTTAGTGAAAAAGATGCAGATGATGATGTCAATAAAAGTGTAAAGAATGTGAAACGCGTcgaagatgaaaaaaactgaaacatgGCCAATTATGCAAAAAGAATATAGTTGCatcttttgcacatccttaatAATGATTCGCACAAACTGGTTCGGCTGACTGTGATATTGGGGAGCGTGGTGCCCCAAGGGACCGCTGTCAGCAGAATGTCTAATGAGGTTCAAAAGGTTTCTTTGGAAGAAGCACTCTGGTTGAATGACATTTTTAGACTTTTGGGTTGTGAATGCATTCAGTTGGGGGGAAACGCGGGGGCGGGGAATGAGATTGAAGGATTACTTGCATCAGTCACTTACATTGCAGTACGTCACTTACTGTACAACATGCTCATATTCTGTCACTTTCCTTAAGTTTCCCACAACATTCATgccatgttttgaaatgaaacaagatttATCGTACATTTGAGAAATTTGATCGTGCAGTTCACGATGGATTCTGAATTGTATCATTGGGCTAGAGATCATTCATTCAGTGGGCCAATCTACAGTAAGTCAGTAAGGAGTACAAAAATCCCACGTTTGGCCCTTCCTTTGTCGTGATTGAGAGACATAGTTTTGTGCCCACAAAATCATTCCGTTTAAAACGTGTCATTAATACTCGAAATGGATCCTAATTTGTAACGAAAAGAAGACGGATATAATTAGATAATTTATCCGTCCTTGAAATGAActcattccatgtttttgctTTGGGAATGAATGGAGCAAATGCTTTCATCCTTTGGAACATTGCGATGTCGATTTTAGTTTTGTATGGAGACACTTAAGAAGACGACGATCTCTGAAATGCAAGATAGATGAGGCCTTTTCCGGTGAAATGAAACGGCTTTTATATCCAAATGTAAGTCTCCAGACATGAAGAGAATGAACGCATGAACTAAAAAATAATTGCGCCTGGTTCCCCGATTAACAAATTTCATAGGCCATGGACGCACACCCGATGAATTGTGAAAGTTATAATAAAATCGTAAGCAGATAGACCTGCACGAACGTTTGTGtcctttttgaatttgaaacgaGACTTGAAAGCGATCAACCAAACGGTCTGAACCAAATTATGATAGTCGTTTATAGTTCTATGTTGTGATGAGATAATTTTATCCAGAACCACACTGTAACATACTGACTGAACCTCAATTAGCCCACTTGTACTTCCTACCGTGTCGAGCTATTTCTGGCTCGTTCATTTTCCTCCTCACTTCATTCTCGGATCAGATTCTCCTCAGAATTACGTACTAACTCCACATTTTCAGACCTGTCAAGTCCAATCTCTGGCAGCACTTTCTTGTAGTTGTTGGTGCTCTACTTTTTTGGCAGCTAATCGatgtttgtttccaaaattAGAAGTTGGTGAACACTTGAAGAGGGTGAGACTAATTGCCATTTCTCAACAAGGACTATCACGCCAAGTCCCAGACATCAGGGGCACAGTAACAAGGAAGCTTAAACAtcctatttttttcttaaatctctTGGTCCATATATACGTAATTCCTAATGGCATACTTGGGTCGAAAAACGCCCTTTTCACAATTTACCAATTTGGGTACAACATTCTGACGGACCTGGACCCGAACGACGAGCAAGATTTAACAAAGATGGATAAATTCAGAGGGCCATGTTGAATTCGGCCTTGGGCGAAGATTGGGCCGTGCTCGACCAACTCGAAAACCAATAAGCCTCCAAGTTTTATTTGAACAAACTCGAGTGACTGATCTGACCTTTTTGAGGTGGTTTGGCGTTTCGCAAGGGTCCATTCTTAGCCTCTGGGTGTTTGACCATGAACGCTGCTGGTGCCCGGAAACTTTATTTAGAACTCTGTAGAGGCAGAGAAAGGTCACATAAATGGTCTGGCTTCGGTAATGACATCTTTGCATTCTCATCCCCCTTGGTAACATGATTTATTTAAAGCCCTGCTTCAGCAATGCATGAAACCATATCCTCCTCCTTTCTTTAGGACATACCCAGTTTTTCTTGGAGTAGATCACATTTCATTGTAAATCTTGAGTGCCCGTTATCCCGGATATCCATAACTATAATTACAAGAATAATTACAACAAGAAAAGCCACACTTTTATCTTTGTTCCCTTGGGTGCAGACCGTGAAGTGACATATTTTGCGTGTGGTGTAATGCACCGGAAGCAACTGTTACAAACCTGTGCATCATAATCGTTAACAGTGGAATCGTGACTTGGAAAGATTATATCCGGAATTAGAGCCGAAGCAGATCTCGATGATGATTtactgaatgaatgaattttaaCCATCACTAAGCGACACAAAAATCAACCTTTACCCCTTTTTACTCCCTAAACTGAAATCACTTGTTCATCATAGATGCACTTAAACTCTGCAGAAAGATGCGCTCAACCTAGTTTAGTGGTCGCTTCAATGTGATATGGAAAAATAGCTTAGTTATATAGCATTTCGCCCACAAAgtatttgcaatttcattgaaaagccTCGTCGAATCTCTCTTGTTCTTGCTTTTTACGTTTCCAAGTAAAAACAAAGGAGTAAAAGGGCTTGAGATCATCCATTGTTAGGAACTGGGACAGAGGGAGTAAAAAGGATGGAGGAACGAAAAAGGTTGAAGTTTTAAGATCTTGAGGCCAGTTATGGAAGTGAAAGAAATACTGTTAGGACGTCCCTTTGACCGGTGATATATTTTACGTATTTGTAGGATTATTTGATCTAGCGATATAATTACTTCAAACCCCGAAAAAGGCATCTTTATTTCCCCCTTTGATTTGAGTGCCGAGTGTTATGTATAAGCTAGTTATCATACGCGACCTTTCAAAGAATGTTGTATGCTTCAACTTCTTTATAccccaatgaaaatgattagtTTATTCGTGCGCTGTTTCGCCCCCACATCGAGCATTCTCGTCCCACGGTCCAGCTGAGCCGCCCAAGGGAGTTTCCACAGAACGAGAGTCCCCCCCCCCCNCCTCCCCCTTAGGCGCTCAAGTTTGGCTTCCTACTCACTCATCATTCAGTGAAGCATTTTGAGGGCCTCCTCTCGGTCCCTTCTagcatttcattcattcattgccaTGGATCTCTAGAGCGCCAAAATTGTCCCTTGAGTGCTCATTGTAATCCCACGTGCCGCCGATCCCATTTTGTCATACACCCATAGCCACACTCCTTGCCAAGAGCTCTTCTCTCTTCTTGCTCGATCAGTGACTCAAGACGTCATCGTGACGAACCTGGTTGGGAGAGGGACAATCTTGATAGTCACAATCTTGATAGTCACAACTCCTACACAGCGACCTTTCAAGGCACTGGAAGGACAGAGTACACTGTAAAAGGACACATATTTGTGGATTCCACATGGtggttgttccttttgtctatTCAAGGCTGCCATTGGTCACATGAGACTTTGAAACCCACTCCTTTCATAGAGTTGACAAGTCCAGAGAGGCCATCGCTAAATTCAGTGGAAATCCATCCACGACACATTTAGAGTTCAGGCACAAGATTGGAAGGACCATCTCAACCTCGTTTCGAATAGCATCTTAGTTTTCTTACTTTAACTAAAGACCGTCCGAGTGGAAGTGCTAAATAGGTTGTCATATATGGCGGGCAATCATGAAGTCAATGAAATCAGTCTtgccttttttgtcttttgtatTCTGTTTATTTTTGGACTCCCTTGCGGCTACGtgagaatgaaattcccagccgttcaagacaaaaaaattaaTTCATTTTACCTAACTTTAGATTTtcataatatctgatccaccaacgaattgcTATGAATAATTGCAATAAgatgctattggatcaacacctacgtaCTCCCTTTGATTGcttgaagggagcaaattaaacaatgaaggaacccgagaaaaaATAGGgatgaacttcattgttctaataaGCCTGAACTTTCGAGGATTTGGAGGTCctctcaaaacgcaccttAAACCTCGACGctctaaaacctgggttgagACGAAGCTCGTGGATGTTTATTTAAATGTactttttgtttggaaaaacACACATTGTTTTATGTTTATTTATAATTATTGAAGTATGCTTATTGGCTGACGAGGgtaagagagaaaagaaataGAACAATTTCGACCAATAATGGCATTCTCGCACTTTTCTCCAATAACAAGGGAATAAATATGAGGaaagattttttcttcttctaataTTGCCTCTCAGATCCATCTGcgttttttgatcatttttttataaaatcTCATTTGCTTATCAGACAAGTGATATCTGATATCTCTCTCTCCATTTTCATTCCTTGGCCCCGAAAGCCCTTTTTTGAAGAGAGCCAAGAGCTGCGGCCTGTTGCTGTCTCTATCCCTCCAATTCCCATTGATCTTCGCGTTCCCAACCAATGAATTTCCCCTGAGAAGTAATATCCGTTTCACTGGACACAAATTGCCACCATCCACTGGTTCGCCCCACAAACGATTCATCTTGAGAGTGCACCACTCACTGTAGGCCTCCGATCACCCACCATAGATGGATCCTTCTTCATTTGACATTGGACCATAATGCATACACGCACAGACATTGTGGGCATCACGTAATAATGGGTCGTTGCGCAACGGGATTCCGGAGACACAACGAGCCGGCCTTTAAAGGCCCCTTAAAACGGCTGGAGTTTATTAACTTATCCATGACTGGCCAGACATTTAAAGTGACTTTTTAGACAAGCCTGTTTAAACCTCGATTTAGGACGCGACTCGGGAAAAGCGTGGGAGAAAGGCTTTTACGCAATTGAGCACACTTATGAAAGTGCATTTACGGAATGACGGAAAGCCATCCTACCAAAACGTTGCTTAGAATTAGGTCTAAGAATCCCTTGAAATGGGGATGACGGTTTTCTTTAATGAATCGgaaaattgcacttttttcgCATCGTTGACACGTGAACGCGAATGGATGATAACCAACACAATTCTGACAATCGgcatttcattgctttgaaaataCCGGGTATTCTTTTGGTTCCCCCCTGATaaatgtttttcttggccCACTCAAAGATTTGCTTGATGATATTGAACCCAATGGTTTGGTTATGTTCTTTGACTATCAAAAACCTAGTGCCAAGTCATCAATGATCTAAAATTTAAGCCTTATAATGGAGACTGGTCACCTTCCAATGGGGTGAGCTTCTGAAGAATATAAAGCATGTCCGGAAATGCCGAAGTAGGAAGAAATATTCTCAGAAGGcccttgatttctttcccCCCTGTATGGCTTAACAAGTGAATGTTTAATCATATGGTaataaaattgtaaaaatgGCCATGAGCTTGGTATTCCAAATCAAAAAGGACTTGGTTTagtgtaagaaaaaaaataataatcttgATTGAGTTATAATGTGTATTTCGATGCTTCCGATGGAAGCTAGTAGTCCAGTGTGACAGTGTGATATTGGAAAATCATTATCAGCCACTCTCTTCTGATTTGATCCTCGCAGATTCTGCAAAAGCTGATGGAGAAACTAACTGGTCAACAACTGCAAGTTCCGGAAGTGACGCAAACCGAGGACGGACAACGAAATAAGTTGCGAATCGTGCTGGGATTCGCCAATCATGTTCTGGGGCTTCAACGAGGACAAGCCAAATGGAGCGTCGATAGTGTGCACACCAAGAACATTGTGTCAATTCTTCATTTGT
This genomic interval from Tigriopus californicus strain San Diego chromosome 6, Tcal_SD_v2.1, whole genome shotgun sequence contains the following:
- the LOC131882793 gene encoding beta-parvin-like, which codes for MSLPRPKSRSNSAAPSPSLSRKAGTRSPATPKDYPEETFWTKVGTLGRKKKTDEVQEVENEGKHAIDSPGMPKSAEMPPEEYQLEENEERSMIEPKSFENPKFKELIKVLIDWVNDELHHYRIIVQDIEEDLYDGQILQKLMEKLTGQQLQVPEVTQTEDGQRNKLRIVLGFANHVLGLQRGQAKWSVDSVHTKNIVSILHLLVALARHFRAPIRLPEHVTVDVVIVTKRDGILLHRVIMEELTSAYDDLGLKQERDAFDTLFDHAPDKLQVVKKSLVTFVNKHLNKINLDVYDLDAQFSDGVFLCLLMGLLEGYFVPLYDFHLTPQSFEEKVTNVGLAFELMQDGGLPKPKARPEDIVNLDLKSTLRVLYNLFTKYKHLS